One window of Triticum dicoccoides isolate Atlit2015 ecotype Zavitan chromosome 5A, WEW_v2.0, whole genome shotgun sequence genomic DNA carries:
- the LOC119302663 gene encoding thaumatin-like protein 1 gives MAATTRGLMLNISCLLLFLGSLLPGALSTTFTLTNSCAYTVWPGLLSGSGTPALPTTGFALAPGESRAVEAPSAWSGRMWGRTLCGTGADGRFACATCDCGSGAVECAGGGAAPPCSLAEFTLDGSGSKDFYDVSLVDGSNIPVAVLPQGGSGEGCGATGCLADLNGPCPADLRVAGPDGAGIACKSACEAFGRPEDCCSGAFAGGPEACRPSAYSMFFKNACPRSYSYAYDDATSTFTCASGTAAYLVVFCPAAMSSLKSSVVSTSTSTTPELPHVNDTVSYLGRSRDAGSGSGGQYARSSSQASSSAPSPFAIAAVAALTWLCGSRAGRHWPLLSPS, from the exons atGGCGGCAACGACTCGCGGGCTGATGCTCAACATCTCCTGCCTCCTCCTCTTTCTGGGCTCGCTCCTCCCGGGTGCATTGTCCACTACGTTCACGCTGACCAACTCCTGCGCCTACACGGTGTGGCCGGGCCTCCTGTCCGGCTCGGGCACGCCGGCGCTACCCACCACGGGCTTCGCGCTGGCGCCGGGGGAGTCGCGCGCCGTGGAAGCGCCCTCGGCGTGGTCGGGCCGCATGTGGGGCCGCACCCTCTGCGGCACGGGCGCCGACGGGCGGTTCGCCTGCGCCACCTGCGACTGCGGCTCGGGCGCCGTGGAGTGCGCCGGCGGGGGCGCGGCGCCACCCTGCTCGCTCGCGGAGTTCACCCTCGACGGCTCCGGCAGCAAAGACTTCTACGACGTGAGCCTCGTGGACGGCTCTAACATCCCCGTGGCCGTGCTCCCGCAGGGCGGCAGCGGAGAGGGGTGCGGCGCCACGGGGTGCCTGGCGGACCTGAACGGGCCGTGCCCGGCCGACCTGCGGGTGGCCGGGCCCGACGGCGCCGGCATCGCCTGCAAGAGCGCGTGCGAGGCGTTCGGGCGGCCCGAGGACTGCTGCAGCGGCGCGTTCGCCGGCGGGCCCGAGGCGTGCCGCCCGTCGGCCTACTCCATGTTCTTCAAGAACGCGTGCCCGCGCTCATACAGCTACGCGTACGACGACGCCACCTCCACCTTCACCTGCGCCTCCGGCACCGCCGCCTACCTCGTCGTCTTCTGCCCCGCCGCCATGTCCAG CCTCAAGTCGTCCGTCGTGAGCACAAGCACGAGCACCACGCCGGAGCTGCCCCACGTCAACGACACCGTCTCCTACCTGGGCCGTAGCCGCGACGCCGGCAGCGGCAGCGGGGGGCAGTACGCGCGGAGCTCGAGCCAGGCGTCGTCTTCAGCGCCGAGCCCCTTCGCCATCGCGGCGGTCGCCGCGCTCACGTGGCTCTGCGGCAGCAGGGCCGGGCGCCACTGGCCGCTACTGTCTCCGTCCTAG
- the LOC119302664 gene encoding thaumatin-like protein 1, which yields MASFVSPSSSSSIAGLLLFVIASFLQGLVVAAGVTFTFTNRCGGTVWPGVLANSGRAPLETTGFALGPGEARSLAAPAGWSGRFWARTGCAFDGTSGGKCATGDCGSGEAECHGSGATPPATLVEFTLGGGGKEDYYDVSLVDGYNVPVVVEPSAAGCPATGCLVDLNERCPPELRAAEGCRSACEAFDRPEYCCSGAFGGPDTCRPSAYSQAFKAACPRAYSYAYDDATSTFTCAGSAAYSVTFCPRAGTSSSSLKSSNDPLPRPGDVVAGAQVAADTWLASLATGESDAAADRTAAAAALRAALAAAAVALLVSSL from the exons ATGGCTTCTTTCGTCTCTCCGTCTTCGTCTTCCTCGATCGCCGGTCTCCTCCTGTTCGTCATCGCGtcgttccttcaag GGCTGGTGGTGGCGGCCGGCGTGACGTTCACCTTCACGAACCGCTGCGGCGGCACGGTGTGGCCGGGGGTGCTGGCCAACTCGGGAAGGGCGCCGCTGGAGACGACGGGGTTCGCGCTGGGCCCCGGGGAGGCGCGGTCGCTGGCGGCGCCGGCGGGGTGGTCGGGACGGTTCTGGGCGCGCACGGGGTGCGCCTTCGACGGCACCTCGGGCGGCAAGTGCGCGACGGGCGACTGCGGCAGCGGCGAGGCGGAGTGCCACGGCTCCGGCGCGACGCCCCCCGCCACGCTCGTGGAGTTCaccctcggcggcggcggcaaggaggACTACTACGACGTGAGCCTGGTGGACGGGTACAACGTGCCGGTCGTCGTGGAGCCGTCCGCGGCGGGGTGCCCGGCCACGGGGTGCCTCGTGGACCTCAACGAGCGGTGCCCGCCGGAGCTCCGGGCCGCGGAGGGGTGCCGGAGCGCGTGCGAGGCGTTCGACCGGCCGGAGTACTGCTGCAGCGGCGCGTTCGGCGGGCCGGACACCTGCCGCCCGTCCGCCTACTCGCAGGCCTTCAAGGCGGCCTGCCCGCGCGCCTACAGCTACGCCTACGACGACGCCACCTCCACCTTCACCTGCGCCGGGTCCGCCGCCTACTCCGTCACCTTCTGCCCCCGCGCCGGCACCTCCAGCAGCAG CCTCAAGTCAAGCAACGACCCGTTGCCGAGGCCGGGCGACGTGGTCGCCGGCGCGCAGGTTGCGGCGGACACATGGCTGGCAAGCCTGGCGACCGGCGAGAGCGACGCCGCCGCGgacaggacggcggcggcggcggcgctccgggccgcgctggcggcggcggccgtggccTTGCTTGTGTCGTCACTCTAG